One stretch of Zingiber officinale cultivar Zhangliang chromosome 6B, Zo_v1.1, whole genome shotgun sequence DNA includes these proteins:
- the LOC121991829 gene encoding uncharacterized protein LOC121991829 — translation MDHGCRRPTAEEVISRLKDDGDFDSLRLKIIRKVKENEELRNRIVSEVKQSVVLNEDDSEKMKLRELSDAIYQELGSKIMGQISDEVWKIIRSSENDIRGTVEAVYDRIVNPKEKKQDTSSPHKAPQSDGKKGHDSLVTPSTSEINVSDTNEQMEAPPGFDSTDWPISKVKSEPVLQGKQPQPSNKDPNQAEQVDSLPPGFGPVAKSPIRPIVVADEDPDVPPGFG, via the exons ATGGACCACGGCTGCCGGCGCCCGACGGCGGAGGAAGTAATCTCCCGGCTGAAGGACGACGGCGACTTTGATTCCCTCCGCCTCAAGATCATCCGCAAAGTTAAAGAAAAT gaggaactacgaaacaGAATTGTATCCGAGGTTAAACAATCCGTTGTACTTAATGAAGATGACTCTGAGAAAATGAAGTTAAGAGAACTTTCTGATGCTATTTATCAAGAGCTTGG AAGCAAAATTATGGGGCAAATTTCAGATGAGGTTTGGAAGATCATCAGATCATCTGAGAATGATATCAGGGGGACGGTGGAGGCTGTATATGATAGAATTGTCAacccaaaagaaaagaaacaggATACCTCTTCTCCCCATAAAGCACCACAAAGTGATGGAAAAAAGGGTCATGATTCCCTTGTAACACCCTCAACAAGTGAGATTAATGTATCTGATACAAATGAACAGATGGAAGCACCGCCAGGTTTTGATTCTACCGATTGGCCGATCAGTAAAGTAAAATCTGAACCAGTGCTCCAAGGCAAGCAACCCCAACCATCAAATAAAGATCCCAATCAGGCAGAACAAGTTGATAGTCTACCACCTGGCTTCGGTCCAGTAGCTAAGTCTCCCATCCGTCCAATTGTTGTCGCCGATGAGGACCCTGATGTTCCTCCCGGTTTTGGGTAA